The Geminocystis sp. NIES-3708 genomic sequence TTTATTGCGTTGGCATAATGCTGATAAAGGTTTTATTTCTCCTGCCGGATTTATTCCTTTGGCAGAAGAAACAGGCTTAATTGTGGAAATTGGCGAATGGGTTTTACGTCAGGCTTGTACTCAATCTCGTTTGTGGGAAAATTTGTTTCCTGATCATTCTTTTTTTATGAATGTTAATCTTTCTCCTCGTCAATTAAAACAACAGAATCTGGTGGAAACCGTAGAAAATATTTTAAAAGCAAGTCAATGTCATCGTCATCTAATTAAATTAGAAATTACAGAAAGTGCGATTTTGGAAACAGATAATAAAGCAGATATAATGCTTAATGAATTAAAACAGTTAGGAGTTAAACTTTGTATTGATGATTTTGGTACTGGTTATTCTTCTTTAAGTCGTTTATATAAATTTCCCATCGATACTCTCAAAATAGATGCTTGTTTTATTCGTGCTATTGGTAAACATGAACGAAAAGAGAAAATTTTAGAAACAATAGTTAATTTAGCACACAATTTAGATATGGAAGTAGTGGCAGAAGGAGTGGAAACAGAAGCTCAATTTTTAAAGGTAAAACAACATCAATGTGAGTATGTACAAGGTTATTTATTTGGACATCCCCTAAATAGCAGTGATACAGAAAAATTCATTCAGGCAAAATATTCAATGTAATAAGGAATAGTTAAGGGTTGCTGAAAGAGTTTGCTGGTGAGGGTAGCTATCAGCACTCAGTAATTATCTTAAATAACAAAAAATCAAGATTTTTAACTGAGTATTATTATTGATTGAATGTCAATTTTTATTTGAAAATTCAGCCAAAAATGTTAAGTTTTTCAAAAACATTTGCTCACTGCCGATTAAGGATTACTTATTTTCATGATGATTGTTTTAGCTTGAGACTCATAACTACCACCGAATAAGTTAAAGTGATTGAGAATATGATATAAATTATAAATGGTTTTTCTTTGGTTATAGCCTTTATCTAATGCCCATTGATGATTATAACCTTCATAAAAAATGCTAGGAAAACCGCCAAATAACTCTGTCATCGCAATATCAACTTCTCGATCGCCATAATAACATGCAGGATCAAAAACAACTCCTTCTCCATTATCCTTAAATCCTGCATTTCCTGACCATAAATCACCGTGTACTAAAGATGGAAAAGGATTATGATTAGTTAAAATAGATCTTACTTTCTCAATAATTTCTTGCGGATTCGTAAAATTTCCTCCTCGACGATTTGCCAATTTTAGTTGATAACCAATTCTTTTTTCGGCAAAAAAATTCGCCCAATTATCATCATAATTGTTAATTTGTGGTGTTGAGCCGATAGTATTATTTCTGTGCCAACCAAAGGGCTTTTTAATTTTGATTTGATGTAATAAAGCTAATTTTTGTCCTAGTAAACCCCATGATTGACTATCTCCACGCCCTAAATTTAGATATTCTAAAACAAGATAACTATTATTGCCTGATACACCATAACAAATTGGTTTTGGTACAATAATCGTATTGGTATGATAAATTTCTTCTAGGGCGACGACTTCCGCCAAAAACATTTCTATTTTTGAAGCATTATTTAATTTGACAAAATAACTTTTATCTTTCCCAATAAGTTGATAAGCCTGATTAATGCAACCACCACCAATAGATTTATAATTGATTAATTCAAATTTTGAATCGTTATTTTGATTAATTGCGTTAGTAATTTCTGACCACATTTGAAGATAATTAACTTAAACTACGAATTGCTTCTAACAAACCTCTAGCTTTATTTAAGGTTTCTTGATATTCTTTTTCAGGATCAGAATCTGCTACTAATCCAGCACCAGCTTGAACTGATACTCGATGATGATCATTATTATCTATCCTTTCGACAATCATAGTTCTAATAGTGATGGCAGTATTTAGTTGTCCTTCAAAATCATAGTAACCATAAACACCTGAGTAAGGGCCTCGTCTTTCAGGTTCTAATTCATTTATAATTTCCATGGCACGAATTTTGGGAGCACCACTAACTGTACCAGCGGGGAAAGCTGCTTTTAATAAATCCCAAGGAGTACAATTATCTGCTAATTCACCCACCACATTGCTAACGATGTGCATTACATGGGAATAACGTTCAATGACCATTAATTCATCCACATTCACACTACCTTTAACACAAACTCTACCTAAATCATTTCTACCTAAATCCACTAACATTACGTGTTCGGCAATTTCTTTGGGATCATGTAATAAATCTGTCGCAAATAGTTGATCTTCTTGAGGAGTTTTTCCTCTAGGTCTTGTTCCTGCAATAGGGCGTAATACGGCTTTTGTTTTGCCTTCTGGAGTTTTTGTGGCTTTTACCATTACTTCAGGAGATGAACCGATAATTTGCCACCCATTAAAGTTATAATAAGCCATATAGGGTGAAGGATTGATTAACCTTAATGACCTATATAACTCAAAAGGATTTCCTTGATACTGAGATTCTAATCTTTGAGAGATCACAACTTGAAATATATCTCCAGCTTTTATATATTCTTTCGCTTTTTCGACATTTTGACAAAATACTTCTTTACTCGTATTGCTTATATAATTCGTATTTTGAGGTTCTTGATTATTCTTACTAGAATTGAATTCTAAAGGTTTCGCTAATACTGGTAAAGGCAATTGTAATTTTAATACTAATTTAGTGATTTTGTCACAAGCCTGATGATAAATATCTTCTAAGGTTAAATCTTTTTGTCTTAAATCTGCATAGGCGATAGCCCAAATTTTGCGTTTAACTTGGTCAAAAATGATAAAATTATCCATCTGCATCCAGATTCCGTCAGGCAAATCTCCTTCTTGAGGAGGATAAATCTTGACTTTAGGTTCAATCCATGATATGAGTTCATAACCCCAATAACCGAATAAGCCACCAATGCCAGAAGGTAATTGAGGTAAATTAACGGGTTGAATAGATGTTAAACAATGGCTAACAATGTCAAAAGGATTACCCGTAAAAGTTTCTGTTTTACCATCACGGTGAATTTGTCTAGTTTGATTACCTTTAGCTTCTAGTATCCATACAGGATCACAACCTAAAAAACTGTATCTTCCCAGATTTTCTCCACCTTCCACCGATTCTAATAAAAAACTATAGGGTTGATCAGCACAAACTTTATACCATGCTGACACAGGAGTTTCTAAGTCTGCTACTAATTCTCGATAGATAGGGATAAAATTTCCCTTGTGAGTTAAAGCCGAAAATTCGGGGAAATCAGGAAAGATCATGATTACCAAACAAGATGATTTAATTTAATACCATAATTTTACCGTACAATTGCCTTGAAAAATTAACTGAAAAAAAACAGACAAAATATGGAATTCATCTTTCAACGTTAACTCTTTGAGTAATCATTCTAATGCCATCAGTACGAATTAAAAGAACTGAGTACCAATGATCTTCTTCTGTGAGGGGTAATTTGACTCGTTTGAAAATACCTCCAGCGGATAACGCATCTAATTCTAGGTTTGAAGGTTTGAGATACAGTGAAGGATTAATTTTTTCTTCTATAGCGGCTCCTAAAATAATATCCGATCCGACAGGGTCTTGTAAAATAACATCAAAATCGAATTCTTGTCCGGGACGAGCTTTTTCTGGTAAATTAATTCTTACGACAGGAGGATTTTGCCCAGAAGTTATTTCATTTTTTTCCTTGAGAATTTTTTGTTTTACTAATTGATTATCGACAAAATATTGTTCTGATTTTATTTCAGAATTTAAAGTCATTTTTTGATCATTAATTTTATAACTACCCTGAATATTAGTAGTAGTAATAGCAACTAATTGATTTTTGTCTTGACTCCATGATTCAATTTTGGTTGTATATTTCAAATCATCATATTTTGACCATAATTGTTTTAGAGAAGAGGTAAAACTATCATAATTTAACCCATCTTGATTGGTAAATTGAGGAGAAATATTTTTTTCAATTGATTTCAAATCACGATTATTAGCTGCTAAATCTATTTTGCTTATTACTCCTAAAAGCTCTTTGGGAATATTATTAGATTGTGCAACAACTTGATTATATTTAGTAAAAGTAAAACTAAAACTTAATATTACTAAAAGGAAAAATTTAAGACTTTTCTTCATGGTTTTATTGATCAAAAATATAGTTTAATCTTAATATATTATAGATAAAGAAATTGACGGTAATAAAATTAAATCTCATTCCTTATTATTTAACAAAGCTATCTTCTAAGAGTAGTTTTTCTGCATCATCTCCCAGACGAATAGTAATCTCAGAATCAATATCTCCCGTAGAGGAAGATTCTAATTCTCCAAAATGAAGGACATTATAAAGATTTTTTGCTGATTGGTAATCTCCTTGTTGAACTATGATTTTAGTTATGGGTGTAGGATAAGGAGAATTTACAGAGATATAAACATTTTTAAAGCCATTTTTTTCTAATAATAAAGCTAATTTTTTTGCTAACTTAGGATTAGGAGTCGCATTTTGAATCCCAATTCTAATATTTTTGTTTAATTCATCATTACTTGATAAAAACGAGGCATTAGTTAAGTATTCATTAATAACTTTTTCTTTATTATCAGGAGAAATTAGCCAATAACTTAGACGATATTCATTCGGATAACTCGCTCTTCCGGGTAACATTACCATATGAATGTCTTGTTTATCTAAACTTAAACTATAAGCAGAAAGACTCAATATTTCTGATTGTGTTAAATCTGTATCAATCTCTTGCTGTAATAACTTAATTGCTTGAGGTATTTTAAAAATTGCTTGAGGAGATTGTAATTTTTCTCTTAATGCTTTTAATAATATTTGTTGTCTTTGTACTCTACCAATATCCCCTAAATTATCATAACGAAAACGAGCAAATTGTTCTGCTTGATCACCATTTAAAGTTTGTTTACCTTCTTTTAAATCAATATATAATCCTTGAGTTTTATCAGTATATTGCATATCCATTGGCACATAAACCTCAACACCACCGATTAAATCTACTAAATCTTTAAAAGCGTTAGTGGTAACTCGAATATGTTTATCTATATTGATTCCTTCTAAATTTTCTTGAATAACTTCTTTAGTATAAGGCACACCACCGATGGCATTAGCACTATTGATTTTATCGTAGCTTCCGTTGGGTAAACGCACACGACTATCTCTAGGTATAGACAAAATTTTCAAGGAATGATCTTCAGGCTGAAATCTTACCAATAACATTGTATCGCTACGTCCAGAAAAACGAGTTTCTGGATTTTCTTCACTATTTGGTACTCTATCAATACCCATGACTAAAATGTTAACAGGATCTTGTAATTGTTGAGCAAAAAGAGAACTAAAACCAAAATTTTTGAAGGCTTCGAGTTTTTCCAAGATAGGATTAATATCAATAGATACAGGGCTTTTTAAAGCAATACTCATACCGATAAAACTAGAGATAGCTGCCGTAACGGTAAAACAACCACCCCAAATAAAACCTTGTAGCAGAGGGGAAGTAGATTTCTTGACGGGGATAGATTTTTTTTTGCCTTGGGAGTTATTTGACTGATGGGTTGATTTATGATTCAATTTCACCATTAATTTTTGCAGTTTCGATCTCTAATATTGATAACATAATCTTTGATTAATTGCGTACTATTATCGCTTTATTTTGGCAAAAAATATGAAAAATACATTTGTAACTGTTATTTTAGCGGGAGGAAAAGGTGAAAGATTTTGGCCTTTAAGTCGATTACAAAATCCTAAACAATTTCTTTCTCTCGATGGTAGTGGCAAAAGTTTGTTAGAAAACACTGCTAATCGTTTATTAAATTTAGCCAATGGTTGGGAAAATATTGTCGTTATCACCTCTGAGTTATTAGCTGAGGCGGTAAAACAACTATTACCTTTATTACCCTCAGATAATATCTTAGTCGAACCTGTGGGAAAAGATACTGCTGCCGCCGTGGCATGGGCTAGTTTATATATTAAAGCTCATTATGGAGAAAATGCGATCGCAGGTTTTTTCCCCGCAGATCATTATATTGGTAATCAAGAAGAATTTGAAAAAATTATTAACACTGCCATAAATTTTGCTACAAAAAATGATGCTATTGTGACATTAGGCATTAAACCAGATTATCCCAGCACGGGTTATGGTTATATTGAACAAGGAAAAAGCAAGACAGAAATTAATGAGTTGCCGATATATAAAGTAAGTCGCTTTGCGGAAAAACCTGATGAAGAAACAGCGAAAAAATTTATTGCTACGGGTAAGTATAGCTGGAATAGTGGGATGTTTATTTTTCAAGTCGGAGTTGTTTTAAAAGAATTAGCTAATTATGCACCACAAATTTTACAACCGTTACAAGAAAAAGGACAATTAGCCTATCAAGAATTAGAAAAAATTAGTATTGATTATGCCTTGATGGAAAAAACTGCCCTTGCTTACGTTATCCCTGCGGATTTCGATTGGGATGATTTAGGAGATTGGAATGCTTTAGAAAGATTATTAACTGCTGAAAATAATAATGTGGTAATAGGGAATCATATCGGGGAAGATACAAAAAATTCTATTATTTATAACAACCAAGAAGAGGAAGTGATTATGACAATTGGTTTAGAAAATGTGGTAATAGTCAGAGATGGAAATGCAACTTTAGTGGTGAATAAACATAAAACTCAAGATATAAAAAAAGCTTTAAAAATTTTACAAGAAAGAAAAGATAGTCAATTCTTTTTGTAAAACGATCAAAAATGCACTAAGATTTTATAGTAAAGAATTAAAAATCTTATCAAAAATATTTTTATAAGATTAAAAAATAATTAGCAATTATTAATAATAATCACAAAACAATCATTGTCCATTATCAATTAAAAGACATGGATTTTTTAAGCAACATTTCGCCTATTTTTCTGACTATTACTGTTTTAGTTGTTGCCTTAATTGCATTTATCGCCGAATGGTTACCCGTCGATTTAACTTCTTTATCGGTAGCTGTGGTATTAATGCTATTAGGCTTAGTCTCGCCAGATGAGGGAATTTCTGGCTTTGGTAATTCTGCCACAATTACTGTTATGGCTATGTTTATTCTTAGTGCGGGGATTACGAAAACAGGTGTTTTAAATATCGTCAGAGATTGGCTAATTAAATGGGGAGGTTATAATCCCACAAGACAAATTTTAGTGATGGGTGGTATTGTAGGCTCTATTAGCGCCTTTATTAATAATACTGCCGTAGTAGCTATTTTTTTACCGATTGTTGAGCAGTGGAGTAAACAAACGAAAGTTTCTGTTTCCAAGTTATTAATTCCTCTATCTTATGCTACCGTACTAGGAGGTATGATTACAGTTTTAGGAACTTCTACCAATATTTTAGCGAGTGGAATAGCAGTACAATTAGGTTATGAAGAATTTAGTATTTTTCAGTTTACTCAATTAGGTTTACCCACTTTTCTGATTGGTTTAATCTATCTTGCCTTTGCATGTCCAAAATTACTACCTGCACGTAAACCACCCGGAGGGGAATCTTTAAGTGAAGATTATGAGTTGAAAGAATATGTGAGTGAAATGATTATTCCTCCTAAATCGAGTTTAATTGGGCAAACTTTACGTAGCAGTGAAATTCAGAGAAAATTTGATTTAGATGTCTTAGAAATT encodes the following:
- the trpE gene encoding anthranilate synthase component I gives rise to the protein MIFPDFPEFSALTHKGNFIPIYRELVADLETPVSAWYKVCADQPYSFLLESVEGGENLGRYSFLGCDPVWILEAKGNQTRQIHRDGKTETFTGNPFDIVSHCLTSIQPVNLPQLPSGIGGLFGYWGYELISWIEPKVKIYPPQEGDLPDGIWMQMDNFIIFDQVKRKIWAIAYADLRQKDLTLEDIYHQACDKITKLVLKLQLPLPVLAKPLEFNSSKNNQEPQNTNYISNTSKEVFCQNVEKAKEYIKAGDIFQVVISQRLESQYQGNPFELYRSLRLINPSPYMAYYNFNGWQIIGSSPEVMVKATKTPEGKTKAVLRPIAGTRPRGKTPQEDQLFATDLLHDPKEIAEHVMLVDLGRNDLGRVCVKGSVNVDELMVIERYSHVMHIVSNVVGELADNCTPWDLLKAAFPAGTVSGAPKIRAMEIINELEPERRGPYSGVYGYYDFEGQLNTAITIRTMIVERIDNNDHHRVSVQAGAGLVADSDPEKEYQETLNKARGLLEAIRSLS
- a CDS encoding mannose-1-phosphate guanylyltransferase; translation: MKNTFVTVILAGGKGERFWPLSRLQNPKQFLSLDGSGKSLLENTANRLLNLANGWENIVVITSELLAEAVKQLLPLLPSDNILVEPVGKDTAAAVAWASLYIKAHYGENAIAGFFPADHYIGNQEEFEKIINTAINFATKNDAIVTLGIKPDYPSTGYGYIEQGKSKTEINELPIYKVSRFAEKPDEETAKKFIATGKYSWNSGMFIFQVGVVLKELANYAPQILQPLQEKGQLAYQELEKISIDYALMEKTALAYVIPADFDWDDLGDWNALERLLTAENNNVVIGNHIGEDTKNSIIYNNQEEEVIMTIGLENVVIVRDGNATLVVNKHKTQDIKKALKILQERKDSQFFL
- a CDS encoding LCP family protein, with the protein product MVKLNHKSTHQSNNSQGKKKSIPVKKSTSPLLQGFIWGGCFTVTAAISSFIGMSIALKSPVSIDINPILEKLEAFKNFGFSSLFAQQLQDPVNILVMGIDRVPNSEENPETRFSGRSDTMLLVRFQPEDHSLKILSIPRDSRVRLPNGSYDKINSANAIGGVPYTKEVIQENLEGINIDKHIRVTTNAFKDLVDLIGGVEVYVPMDMQYTDKTQGLYIDLKEGKQTLNGDQAEQFARFRYDNLGDIGRVQRQQILLKALREKLQSPQAIFKIPQAIKLLQQEIDTDLTQSEILSLSAYSLSLDKQDIHMVMLPGRASYPNEYRLSYWLISPDNKEKVINEYLTNASFLSSNDELNKNIRIGIQNATPNPKLAKKLALLLEKNGFKNVYISVNSPYPTPITKIIVQQGDYQSAKNLYNVLHFGELESSSTGDIDSEITIRLGDDAEKLLLEDSFVK
- a CDS encoding fructosamine kinase family protein, yielding MWSEITNAINQNNDSKFELINYKSIGGGCINQAYQLIGKDKSYFVKLNNASKIEMFLAEVVALEEIYHTNTIIVPKPICYGVSGNNSYLVLEYLNLGRGDSQSWGLLGQKLALLHQIKIKKPFGWHRNNTIGSTPQINNYDDNWANFFAEKRIGYQLKLANRRGGNFTNPQEIIEKVRSILTNHNPFPSLVHGDLWSGNAGFKDNGEGVVFDPACYYGDREVDIAMTELFGGFPSIFYEGYNHQWALDKGYNQRKTIYNLYHILNHFNLFGGSYESQAKTIIMKISNP